One window from the genome of Sulfurihydrogenibium sp. encodes:
- a CDS encoding TPR domain-containing glycosyltransferase has translation MIAKVSACIIAKNEENNLPRLLESIKGKFDEIVLVDTGSTDKTVEIAKSYGAKVFYREWNGFADARQYAVEKATGEWIWFFDADCELEEDEYERFKRILLLVHENPVIEGIGVVYKNTDINGQVKGYSNTVHIHRKKPELVWEGKIHERVVNKNTGTIIIPPFSVYVLHHGYADLKTQLCKAKRNLKLIFEELRRLKPDQKEYYMNIFYVLQSYIILSIDKNGEKYLRKSLRYINKFLENKDIFEYDSKFKIHFYAYASQIYKRLNETDKAIELLDEGLKLQELYPDFHYLKYEIYKDKKEIEKAIEEGIKFLQSVDIYGNRVITDCISMKDNVLNELASMINLEESKDEIIQKIKEIYKKHKGLYISRLLFYLIKEKSRKEAEKIILKSAILYKSDQAYADIGLLALENNELEKAKEYFIKALDINPFNTQANKSLYEILIKENNLNEAFEYLKNYVLYSKDAKYIPDLIEISDKLGFF, from the coding sequence ATGATAGCAAAAGTATCAGCTTGCATTATAGCTAAAAATGAAGAGAATAACTTACCCAGGTTGCTTGAAAGTATAAAAGGAAAGTTTGATGAAATAGTTTTAGTAGATACAGGTTCAACTGATAAAACTGTAGAAATTGCAAAAAGTTATGGAGCAAAAGTATTTTATAGAGAATGGAATGGATTTGCAGACGCAAGGCAATATGCAGTAGAAAAAGCAACCGGAGAATGGATTTGGTTTTTTGATGCAGATTGTGAGCTTGAAGAAGATGAGTATGAAAGATTTAAAAGAATATTATTGCTAGTTCATGAAAATCCTGTAATAGAAGGAATTGGCGTTGTTTACAAAAATACAGACATAAACGGACAAGTAAAAGGATATTCAAACACTGTTCATATTCATAGAAAAAAACCAGAGCTTGTATGGGAAGGCAAAATTCACGAAAGAGTCGTGAATAAAAACACCGGGACAATAATTATTCCGCCATTTTCTGTTTATGTTTTACATCATGGATATGCAGATTTAAAAACACAGCTTTGTAAAGCCAAAAGAAATTTGAAACTTATCTTTGAAGAATTAAGAAGGCTAAAACCTGATCAAAAAGAATATTACATGAATATTTTTTATGTTTTACAATCTTATATTATTCTCTCTATTGATAAAAATGGAGAAAAATATCTAAGGAAAAGCCTAAGATATATAAACAAGTTTTTAGAAAATAAAGATATTTTTGAATATGATAGTAAATTTAAAATACATTTTTATGCTTATGCATCACAAATATATAAACGATTAAACGAGACAGATAAAGCCATAGAGCTATTAGACGAAGGGCTTAAATTACAAGAGCTTTATCCTGACTTTCATTATTTAAAGTATGAAATTTATAAAGATAAGAAGGAAATAGAAAAAGCAATAGAAGAGGGAATTAAATTTTTACAAAGCGTTGATATTTATGGAAATAGAGTTATTACAGACTGTATATCTATGAAAGATAATGTCTTAAATGAATTGGCAAGTATGATCAATTTAGAAGAGAGTAAAGATGAAATAATCCAAAAAATAAAAGAAATATACAAAAAACATAAAGGTTTATACATCAGCAGACTTTTGTTTTACTTGATAAAGGAAAAAAGCAGAAAAGAAGCAGAAAAAATAATTTTAAAATCTGCAATACTATACAAATCAGACCAAGCATATGCGGATATTGGATTATTGGCTTTAGAAAATAATGAACTTGAAAAAGCCAAAGAGTATTTTATAAAAGCCTTAGATATAAATCCGTTTAATACTCAAGCCAATAAGTCTTTGTATGAAATTTTAATTAAAGAAAACAATTTAAATGAGGCTTTTGAGTATCTTAAAAATTATGTTTTGTATTCAAAAGATGCAAAATATATTCCCGATTTAATAGAAATATCTGATAAATTAGGCTTTTTTTGA
- the aroC gene encoding chorismate synthase — MLRFLNAGESHGPALTAIIEGYPSNVKITTDRINKELARRQKGYGRGGRMKIEKDTVEILSGVRFGITLGSPITLMVRNKDWENWTDIMAIEGDSINKKQILEPRPGHADLTGGIKYGFYDLRNILERASARETTTRVAVGALCKILLEDIGIKIGSYVLSIGEKKIDKSEIESISYEDRFNNAENSELRLPILGKDEEFKEYIDKAKEDGESLGGIFEVYALNIPVGLGSYSQWDTRLDGKIAQAIMSIQAIKGVEIGEGFNLAYLPGSQAHDEIFYSKERGFYRKTNRAGGLEGGMTNGEPIIVRAAMKPIPTLMRHKSLQSVNVITKEPFDAAKERSDITAVPAAAVVAESMLAFVLAREILEKFGSDNWIQIKERIEKYRQDVLNY; from the coding sequence ATGCTTAGATTTTTGAATGCTGGAGAGTCTCATGGTCCTGCTTTAACGGCTATTATTGAAGGGTATCCATCAAACGTAAAAATTACAACAGACAGAATAAATAAAGAACTTGCAAGAAGGCAGAAAGGATACGGTCGCGGTGGAAGAATGAAGATAGAGAAGGATACTGTCGAAATCCTTTCTGGCGTCAGATTTGGTATTACTCTTGGTTCTCCGATAACTTTGATGGTTAGAAACAAAGATTGGGAAAATTGGACTGATATTATGGCTATAGAAGGAGACTCAATAAACAAAAAACAGATATTAGAGCCAAGACCGGGTCATGCAGACCTTACAGGTGGCATAAAATATGGTTTTTATGATTTAAGAAATATATTAGAGAGAGCATCGGCAAGGGAGACAACAACAAGAGTGGCAGTTGGTGCTTTATGTAAAATTCTTCTTGAAGATATCGGTATAAAAATAGGAAGCTATGTTTTGTCCATCGGGGAGAAAAAGATAGATAAATCAGAAATTGAAAGCATATCTTACGAAGATAGATTTAATAATGCTGAAAATTCTGAGCTTAGACTTCCAATCTTAGGTAAAGATGAAGAGTTTAAAGAATACATAGATAAAGCAAAAGAGGATGGGGAAAGCCTTGGCGGTATTTTTGAAGTTTATGCATTAAACATTCCTGTTGGACTTGGAAGTTATAGTCAATGGGATACAAGACTTGATGGTAAAATAGCACAAGCTATAATGAGTATTCAAGCAATAAAAGGCGTTGAAATTGGAGAAGGTTTTAATTTGGCATACCTGCCCGGTTCACAGGCTCACGATGAGATTTTTTACAGCAAAGAAAGAGGATTTTATAGAAAAACAAACAGAGCAGGTGGACTGGAAGGTGGAATGACTAACGGAGAGCCAATAATCGTAAGAGCTGCAATGAAGCCAATTCCAACATTAATGAGGCATAAGTCTTTACAATCTGTAAATGTAATAACAAAAGAACCTTTTGATGCAGCAAAAGAAAGGTCAGATATTACAGCTGTTCCAGCAGCTGCAGTAGTGGCAGAAAGCATGCTTGCTTTTGTTCTTGCAAGAGAAATTCTTGAAAAGTTTGGAAGCGACAACTGGATACAGATAAAAGAAAGAATAGAAAAATACAGACAGGATGTTTTAAATTACTGA
- a CDS encoding glycosyltransferase family 4 protein yields the protein MKVLQVVDGTGWGGTKEQVYLTTRELKKQGIDVHIALNFEYYEMIEKLKPYDVPIHFFEENKPNARYRWSNYKRLIEIVNKNNFDIVVANSPKAMDYVSISSLFFKNKPKIVAVRRSGRVPSFLSKWLKYSKADKIVVVSQQVADLLKEKNFFPEKLVVIKSGVDLERFKLNPEVRALKRRELNISENDKVFINVANWQVQVKAQDKLIEAFSKIKRDNVKLILVGLDTDKYALEYAKRFSVEDKVIGLGYRKDIPELLNMADYFILSSNLEGIAGALLQAMAVGKVVISTLAGGIGEYLIDGYNGFSVPVGDFETLKEKMIKALNLSQQEYKTISENAIKTASGYSIQNTTKGYINLFKELLNG from the coding sequence ATGAAAGTTTTACAAGTTGTTGATGGCACAGGCTGGGGCGGTACTAAGGAGCAGGTCTATCTAACAACAAGAGAGTTGAAAAAGCAAGGAATAGACGTTCATATTGCTTTAAATTTTGAATATTATGAAATGATTGAAAAACTAAAACCTTACGATGTTCCAATTCATTTTTTTGAAGAAAACAAACCAAATGCACGTTATAGATGGTCTAATTATAAAAGACTGATAGAGATAGTTAATAAAAACAATTTTGATATAGTAGTTGCAAACTCTCCAAAGGCAATGGATTATGTAAGTATTTCTTCTTTGTTTTTTAAAAACAAACCAAAAATCGTTGCGGTAAGAAGGTCTGGAAGGGTTCCATCGTTTTTATCAAAATGGTTAAAATACTCAAAAGCAGATAAAATAGTCGTAGTATCACAGCAGGTAGCAGATTTACTTAAAGAGAAAAACTTCTTTCCCGAAAAGCTTGTAGTGATAAAAAGTGGTGTAGACCTTGAAAGATTTAAACTTAATCCAGAAGTAAGAGCTTTAAAGAGAAGAGAGTTAAATATATCAGAGAATGACAAAGTTTTTATAAACGTTGCAAATTGGCAGGTTCAAGTAAAAGCACAGGATAAACTGATAGAAGCTTTTTCAAAAATAAAAAGAGATAATGTAAAGCTGATCCTTGTTGGACTTGATACCGATAAATACGCTTTAGAGTATGCAAAAAGGTTTTCAGTGGAAGATAAAGTTATCGGGCTTGGATATAGGAAAGATATTCCAGAGCTTTTAAACATGGCAGACTATTTTATTTTATCTTCAAACTTAGAAGGAATAGCAGGGGCATTACTCCAAGCTATGGCTGTTGGAAAAGTTGTTATTTCAACCCTTGCAGGCGGAATTGGAGAGTATCTGATAGATGGATACAACGGCTTTTCTGTACCGGTTGGAGATTTTGAGACTTTAAAAGAAAAGATGATAAAAGCATTAAACCTATCACAGCAAGAATATAAAACCATCTCGGAAAATGCAATTAAAACAGCATCTGGGTATTCTATCCAAAACACCACAAAAGGATACATAAATCTTTTTAAGGAACTTTTAAATGGCTGA
- a CDS encoding polysaccharide deacetylase family protein codes for MAEIFVIYYHKILPRFGFDVFYKTFDIEMKILKSFYNVVSLDEIEQYIKEDKRPNKPTVAITFDDGYVDNFVYAYPILKKHGLKATIFPIASRILQKDFVRPTLFDYWQGKVSFKELHQPKTMAQANLEYLKHGVKDTKDWDFLTVAELNKMKDVFDVGGHAYLHSRVFYDEEIIDFYDGKNGHWSFCYAYGEEPKIGFPILKSQNNLAVERSYIKREVKDYIKSLDESYFKQKDWKIRLKKELLKKFDKIVDKEPIQERKERVIKELQESKSMLESMINQKIRHFAYPFGHYDDLLVELVGLFFETAFTTEKDVIKSKINLHKIPRFGIPKDISSFLAVLGKAKIKGVKS; via the coding sequence ATGGCTGAAATATTTGTGATTTACTATCATAAAATCCTACCAAGATTTGGATTCGATGTCTTTTATAAAACCTTTGATATAGAGATGAAAATTTTAAAAAGCTTTTATAACGTCGTAAGCCTTGATGAAATTGAGCAATACATAAAAGAAGATAAAAGACCAAACAAACCTACCGTTGCAATAACCTTTGATGATGGTTATGTAGATAACTTTGTATATGCCTATCCAATCTTAAAAAAACATGGTCTTAAAGCAACAATATTTCCTATAGCATCAAGAATTCTACAGAAAGATTTTGTAAGACCAACGCTTTTTGATTATTGGCAAGGAAAAGTGTCATTTAAAGAATTGCACCAGCCAAAAACGATGGCACAAGCTAATTTAGAGTATTTAAAACATGGCGTCAAAGACACAAAAGATTGGGATTTTTTAACAGTAGCAGAACTAAATAAGATGAAAGATGTGTTTGATGTTGGCGGACATGCATACCTTCATTCAAGGGTTTTTTATGATGAAGAGATAATTGATTTCTATGATGGTAAAAATGGACATTGGAGTTTTTGCTATGCCTATGGAGAAGAACCCAAAATTGGCTTTCCTATCTTAAAATCTCAAAATAATCTTGCAGTTGAAAGGTCCTACATCAAAAGAGAAGTAAAAGATTACATAAAAAGCTTAGATGAAAGCTATTTTAAACAAAAGGATTGGAAAATTAGATTAAAAAAAGAATTGTTAAAAAAGTTTGATAAAATTGTAGATAAAGAGCCAATACAAGAGAGAAAAGAAAGAGTGATAAAAGAATTGCAAGAGTCTAAATCTATGCTTGAAAGCATGATAAATCAAAAAATTAGACATTTTGCCTATCCATTTGGACATTATGACGATTTACTTGTAGAGTTAGTCGGGTTATTTTTTGAAACTGCATTTACAACAGAAAAAGATGTGATAAAGTCAAAAATAAATTTACATAAAATTCCACGTTTTGGCATTCCAAAAGACATTTCAAGCTTCTTAGCAGTACTTGGAAAAGCTAAGATAAAAGGAGTTAAATCATGA